Proteins encoded by one window of Mus musculus strain C57BL/6J chromosome 10, GRCm38.p6 C57BL/6J:
- the Slc26a10 gene encoding solute carrier family 26 member 10 isoform X6 has product MLQGAKDKMSGPLASGTCSDPEEVSDLKSPLSSRFREPLTHARFQELFGGAEPEPELPAEPCLPCLCRLRRRRASACSGPGAWRVLLARLPPLRWLPQYRWRAWLLGDAVAGVTVGVVHVPQGMAFALLTSVPPVFGLYTSFFPVLIYSLLGTGRHLSTGTFAVLSLMTGSVVERVVPEPLAGNLSGIEREQLEARRVGAAAAVAFGSGALMLGMFVLQLGVLSTFLSEPVIKALTSGAALHVLVSQLPSLLGLSLPRQIGCFSLFKTLAAVLSALSQSSPAEVTISALSLVLLVPVKELNVRFRDRLLTPIPGEVVMVLLATVLCFTSSLDTRYNVQVVGPLPGGFPQPLLPTLDELPRILADSLPISLVTFAVSTSLASIYADKYSYTIEPNQELLAHGVSNLISSLFSCFPNSATLATTSLLVDAGGNTQLAGLFSCAVVLAALLWLRPFFYYLPKAVLACINISSMRQMFFQMQELPQLWHISHVDFVRNGNMPGCVDSHVGGCRDPECGPGPGCGCGRLHDDSGLQNSEGAVPGAWIG; this is encoded by the exons ATGCTGCAGGGGGCCAAGGACAAAATGAGTGGGCCACTTGCCTCTGGGACCTGCTCAGATCCGGAAGAGGTTTCTGACCTTAAGTCTCCGCTGAGCTCAAGGTTCAGAGAACCTCTCACCCACGCTCGGTTCCAGGAGCTCTTCGGGGGCGCAGAGCCGGAGCCGGAGCTGCCAGCGGAGCCCTGCCTACCCTGCTTGTGCAGGCTGCGGAGGAGGCGAGCCAGCGCCTGTTCTGGGCCGGGGGCGTGGCGCGTGCTGCTGGCACGGCTGCCCCCGCTGCGTTGGCTGCCCCAATACCGCTGGCGAGCCTGGCTGCTCGGAGATGCTGTGGCTGGAGTAACCGTGGGCGTTGTGCACGTGCCCCAGG GCATGGCTTTTGCCCTCCTGACCTCGGTGCCCCCGGTGTTCGGACTCTACACgtctttctttcctgttctcaTCTACAGTTTACTGGGCACTGGGAGACACCTGTCCACTG GAACTTTCGCAGTACTCAGTCTAATGACCGGTTCTGTAGTCGAGAGGGTGGTGCCCGAACCCCTCGCGGGGAACCTCAGTGGAATCGAAAGGGAGCAACTGGAAGCTCGGAGAGTTGGGGCGGCAGCCGCTGTGGCCTTCGGGAGTGGGGCGCTAATG CTGGGGATGTTCGTGCTGCAGCTTGGTGTCCTGTCCACCTTTCTATCGGAGCCTGTGATCAAGGCGCTGACCAGCGGGGCCGCGCTGCACGTGCTGGTGTCCCAGCTGCCAAGCCTCTTGGGATTGTCTCTCCCACGCCAGATCGGCTGCTTTTCTCTCttcaag ACGCTGGCCGCGGTGCTCAGCGCCCTGTCCCAGAGCAGTCCTGCAGAAGTGACCATCTCGGCGCTCAGCCTGGTGTTGCTAGTGCCAGTCAAGGAACTAAACGTGCGATTCCGGGACAGGCTACTTACTCCAATCCCAGGAGAAGTTGTCATG gtgcttctggcTACGGTGCTCTGCTTCACCTCTTCCCTGGACACAAGATACAATGTCCAGGTAGTGGGACCATTGCCTGGAGG ATTTCCCcaacccctcctccccaccctggaTGAGCTGCCCAGGATACTGGCCGACTCCCTGCCTATCTCGTTGGTGACTTTTGCTGTGTccacctctctggcctccatctaTGCAGACAAGTACAGCTACACTATTGAGCCCAATCAG GAACTCCTGGCCCACGGTGTCTCCAacctcatttcttctctcttctcttgctttcccAACTCGGCCACACTGGCTACAACCAGCTTATTAGTGGATGCTGGTGGGAATACACAG CTGGCAGGCCTCTTCTCCTGCGCAGTGGTCCTGGCAGCGCTGCTGTGGCTGAGGCCCTTCTTCTACTACCTGCCCAAG GCTGTCCTGGCTTGCATCAATATCTCCAGCATGCGCCAGATGTTCTTCCAGATGCAAGAACTTCCGCAGCTCTGGCACATCAGCCATGTGGACTTTGTGAGAAATGGCAATATGCCAG GCTGTGTGGATAGTCACGTGGGTGGCTGTCGTGACCCTGAATGTGGACCTGGGCCTGGCTGTGGGTGTGGTCGTCTCCATGATGACAGTGGTCTGCAGAACTCAGAG GGTGCAGTGCCTGGAGCTTGGATTGGCTGA
- the Slc26a10 gene encoding solute carrier family 26 member 10 isoform X5 gives MLQGAKDKMSGPLASGTCSDPEEVSDLKSPLSSRFREPLTHARFQELFGGAEPEPELPAEPCLPCLCRLRRRRASACSGPGAWRVLLARLPPLRWLPQYRWRAWLLGDAVAGVTVGVVHVPQGMAFALLTSVPPVFGLYTSFFPVLIYSLLGTGRHLSTGTFAVLSLMTGSVVERVVPEPLAGNLSGIEREQLEARRVGAAAAVAFGSGALMLGMFVLQLGVLSTFLSEPVIKALTSGAALHVLVSQLPSLLGLSLPRQIGCFSLFKTLAAVLSALSQSSPAEVTISALSLVLLVPVKELNVRFRDRLLTPIPGEVVMVLLATVLCFTSSLDTRYNVQVVGPLPGGFPQPLLPTLDELPRILADSLPISLVTFAVSTSLASIYADKYSYTIEPNQELLAHGVSNLISSLFSCFPNSATLATTSLLVDAGGNTQLAGLFSCAVVLAALLWLRPFFYYLPKAVLACINISSMRQMFFQMQELPQLWHISHVDFVRNGNMPGCVDSHVGGCRDPECGPGPGCGCGRLHDDSGLQNSEVSRDGHQMREGG, from the exons ATGCTGCAGGGGGCCAAGGACAAAATGAGTGGGCCACTTGCCTCTGGGACCTGCTCAGATCCGGAAGAGGTTTCTGACCTTAAGTCTCCGCTGAGCTCAAGGTTCAGAGAACCTCTCACCCACGCTCGGTTCCAGGAGCTCTTCGGGGGCGCAGAGCCGGAGCCGGAGCTGCCAGCGGAGCCCTGCCTACCCTGCTTGTGCAGGCTGCGGAGGAGGCGAGCCAGCGCCTGTTCTGGGCCGGGGGCGTGGCGCGTGCTGCTGGCACGGCTGCCCCCGCTGCGTTGGCTGCCCCAATACCGCTGGCGAGCCTGGCTGCTCGGAGATGCTGTGGCTGGAGTAACCGTGGGCGTTGTGCACGTGCCCCAGG GCATGGCTTTTGCCCTCCTGACCTCGGTGCCCCCGGTGTTCGGACTCTACACgtctttctttcctgttctcaTCTACAGTTTACTGGGCACTGGGAGACACCTGTCCACTG GAACTTTCGCAGTACTCAGTCTAATGACCGGTTCTGTAGTCGAGAGGGTGGTGCCCGAACCCCTCGCGGGGAACCTCAGTGGAATCGAAAGGGAGCAACTGGAAGCTCGGAGAGTTGGGGCGGCAGCCGCTGTGGCCTTCGGGAGTGGGGCGCTAATG CTGGGGATGTTCGTGCTGCAGCTTGGTGTCCTGTCCACCTTTCTATCGGAGCCTGTGATCAAGGCGCTGACCAGCGGGGCCGCGCTGCACGTGCTGGTGTCCCAGCTGCCAAGCCTCTTGGGATTGTCTCTCCCACGCCAGATCGGCTGCTTTTCTCTCttcaag ACGCTGGCCGCGGTGCTCAGCGCCCTGTCCCAGAGCAGTCCTGCAGAAGTGACCATCTCGGCGCTCAGCCTGGTGTTGCTAGTGCCAGTCAAGGAACTAAACGTGCGATTCCGGGACAGGCTACTTACTCCAATCCCAGGAGAAGTTGTCATG gtgcttctggcTACGGTGCTCTGCTTCACCTCTTCCCTGGACACAAGATACAATGTCCAGGTAGTGGGACCATTGCCTGGAGG ATTTCCCcaacccctcctccccaccctggaTGAGCTGCCCAGGATACTGGCCGACTCCCTGCCTATCTCGTTGGTGACTTTTGCTGTGTccacctctctggcctccatctaTGCAGACAAGTACAGCTACACTATTGAGCCCAATCAG GAACTCCTGGCCCACGGTGTCTCCAacctcatttcttctctcttctcttgctttcccAACTCGGCCACACTGGCTACAACCAGCTTATTAGTGGATGCTGGTGGGAATACACAG CTGGCAGGCCTCTTCTCCTGCGCAGTGGTCCTGGCAGCGCTGCTGTGGCTGAGGCCCTTCTTCTACTACCTGCCCAAG GCTGTCCTGGCTTGCATCAATATCTCCAGCATGCGCCAGATGTTCTTCCAGATGCAAGAACTTCCGCAGCTCTGGCACATCAGCCATGTGGACTTTGTGAGAAATGGCAATATGCCAG GCTGTGTGGATAGTCACGTGGGTGGCTGTCGTGACCCTGAATGTGGACCTGGGCCTGGCTGTGGGTGTGGTCGTCTCCATGATGACAGTGGTCTGCAGAACTCAGAGGTGAGCAGAGATGGGCACCAAATGAGGGAAGGGGGATAG